One window from the genome of Prosthecobacter vanneervenii encodes:
- a CDS encoding PSD1 and planctomycete cytochrome C domain-containing protein: MTTRQTFFISLLLAASSLHAEDAEALFVRRIWPLFQEKCLACHGNDEKKIKGGYDMRTQESAMKGGESEKKSIIPGRPEDSPLYLASTRQHADDWEPMPPKEADKLYAEQLGWIKIWIAEGAPWPDETKRAAIAKANAEKWSAEDGIVVKTSGALSPEWASRRYKPEGLWAYQPVKKPAVPAGQHPIDFLLAVKDPAPAADPRTFIRRATFDLTGLPPTPEEVAAFEQSYSKDPASSVQHLVNRLLDSPHYGERMARHWLDVTRYADSSGFANDYERGNAWRYRDYVVRSFNADKPYDHFIKEQIAGDEMQQSDAGTPARNSVAPATTPASEGSAGTLARNSLPRNGGIPAPSPANSELLIATGFLRMGPWELTSMEVAKIARQRFLDDVTNSVGETFLAHSLQCARCHDHKFDPVPTHDYYAIQACFGTTQLVERPAPFLPVENTTGFEEKKYLESRRDEHLAMLARLDEKMLANASKWYAEKNLDRSAWDKAVTSASAFIAGGGKMKKGRSFTGVFETARAALQKQNVPEDQYPPKLVGFEPEDYGNERVARKGLERLKWELERYEPFAFSVYDGLTPQVTSINQPIRMPQSPMTTGELEKTAILSGGDPFSPLAAVKPGVLSVLNSIEFSDAITGRRTALANWIASKDNPLTARVIVNRLWLWHFGQAIAGNPNNFGSTGKKPTHPALLDWLAATLMEKNWSIKEMHRIIMTSATYQRSAKFEGSAGTPARSADKISPLTREEAEKTYAVFKPRRLMAEELRDAMLSITGEFNPALGGIPNRPEINIEVAMQPRQVMGTFAAAWVPNALPAQRHRRSLYALKIRGVRDPFMEVFNEPAPDFSCEAREVSTVTPQVFSLFNGQASYSRALALANRVLKEKTPDAITRIFQLTYGRAPSADEKNACTAHWQAMEKKQTGLTFPQSSPPLTVKRDAVEENTGEKFSFQENLPGYADFVPDLQSADVDARTRALADVCLVLLNSNEFAYLY; this comes from the coding sequence ATGACCACCCGCCAAACCTTTTTCATAAGCCTGCTCCTGGCTGCATCTTCTCTCCATGCCGAGGATGCCGAGGCGCTCTTCGTGCGCCGCATCTGGCCGCTGTTTCAGGAAAAATGCCTCGCCTGCCACGGCAATGACGAAAAGAAGATAAAAGGCGGCTACGACATGCGCACGCAGGAGAGCGCCATGAAGGGCGGCGAGAGCGAAAAGAAATCCATCATTCCCGGCAGGCCTGAGGACAGCCCGCTCTACCTCGCCTCCACTCGTCAGCACGCCGACGACTGGGAGCCCATGCCCCCCAAGGAAGCCGACAAGCTCTATGCCGAGCAGTTGGGATGGATCAAAATCTGGATCGCTGAAGGTGCTCCGTGGCCTGACGAAACAAAACGTGCCGCCATCGCCAAAGCCAACGCCGAAAAATGGAGCGCCGAAGATGGCATCGTGGTGAAAACCTCTGGTGCTCTCTCCCCCGAATGGGCCAGCCGCCGCTACAAACCCGAAGGCCTCTGGGCCTACCAGCCAGTGAAAAAGCCCGCCGTGCCCGCTGGCCAGCATCCCATCGACTTCCTCCTCGCTGTCAAAGACCCCGCACCCGCCGCCGATCCACGCACCTTCATCCGCCGCGCCACCTTCGACCTCACCGGACTCCCTCCCACTCCCGAGGAAGTCGCCGCCTTCGAGCAAAGCTATAGCAAGGATCCAGCATCGAGCGTCCAGCATCTAGTCAACCGCCTGCTCGACTCCCCTCACTACGGCGAGCGCATGGCGCGTCACTGGCTCGATGTCACCCGCTACGCGGACAGCAGCGGCTTTGCCAACGACTACGAGCGCGGCAACGCCTGGCGCTACCGCGACTACGTCGTCCGCAGTTTCAATGCCGACAAGCCCTACGACCACTTCATCAAAGAACAAATCGCCGGAGACGAAATGCAGCAAAGTGATGCGGGCACTCCTGCCCGCAATTCAGTCGCCCCAGCGACAACTCCTGCCAGTGAAGGGAGCGCGGGCACTCTTGCCCGCAACTCTCTGCCCCGTAACGGGGGCATTCCTGCCCCCTCTCCGGCAAACTCCGAACTCCTCATCGCCACCGGCTTCCTCCGCATGGGCCCCTGGGAGCTCACCAGCATGGAGGTCGCCAAGATCGCCCGCCAGCGCTTCCTCGATGACGTCACCAACAGCGTCGGCGAGACCTTCCTCGCCCACTCGCTGCAGTGCGCCCGCTGCCACGATCACAAGTTCGACCCCGTGCCCACGCACGACTACTACGCCATCCAGGCCTGCTTTGGCACCACCCAGCTCGTCGAGCGCCCGGCCCCCTTCCTGCCCGTGGAAAACACCACCGGCTTTGAGGAGAAAAAATACCTGGAGTCACGCCGCGACGAGCACCTGGCCATGCTAGCCCGCCTTGACGAAAAGATGCTCGCAAATGCTTCAAAATGGTATGCCGAAAAGAATCTCGATCGCAGCGCCTGGGACAAAGCCGTGACATCCGCAAGCGCCTTCATCGCAGGCGGCGGCAAAATGAAGAAGGGCCGCAGCTTCACCGGCGTCTTTGAAACCGCACGCGCCGCCCTGCAAAAACAAAACGTTCCCGAGGATCAATACCCGCCCAAGCTCGTCGGCTTTGAGCCCGAGGATTACGGCAACGAGCGCGTGGCCCGCAAAGGCCTCGAACGCCTGAAGTGGGAGCTGGAACGCTACGAGCCCTTTGCCTTCAGCGTCTATGACGGCCTCACCCCTCAGGTCACCAGCATCAATCAGCCCATCCGCATGCCGCAGTCCCCCATGACCACTGGCGAGTTGGAAAAGACCGCCATCCTCAGCGGTGGCGATCCCTTCTCTCCACTCGCGGCCGTCAAACCCGGCGTGCTCTCAGTTCTCAACAGCATCGAATTCTCAGACGCCATCACCGGCCGCCGTACCGCGCTGGCAAACTGGATCGCCAGCAAGGACAATCCGCTCACCGCCCGCGTCATCGTCAATCGCCTCTGGCTCTGGCACTTCGGCCAGGCCATCGCGGGCAATCCGAACAACTTCGGCAGCACCGGCAAAAAGCCCACGCACCCTGCCCTGCTCGACTGGCTGGCCGCAACGCTGATGGAGAAAAACTGGTCCATCAAAGAGATGCACCGCATCATCATGACCAGCGCCACCTACCAGCGCAGCGCAAAGTTCGAAGGGAGCGCGGGCACTCCAGCCCGCTCTGCCGACAAGATTTCACCCCTCACTCGCGAAGAGGCTGAAAAAACCTACGCTGTCTTCAAGCCCCGCCGCCTCATGGCCGAGGAGCTGCGCGATGCCATGCTCAGCATCACCGGCGAGTTCAACCCCGCGCTCGGCGGCATCCCCAATCGCCCTGAAATCAATATCGAGGTGGCCATGCAGCCACGCCAGGTCATGGGCACCTTTGCCGCCGCCTGGGTGCCCAATGCTCTGCCTGCACAGCGCCACCGCCGCAGCCTCTACGCGCTCAAAATTCGCGGCGTTCGGGATCCTTTCATGGAGGTCTTCAATGAACCTGCCCCCGACTTCTCCTGCGAAGCCCGCGAGGTCTCCACCGTCACCCCCCAGGTCTTCAGCCTCTTCAATGGCCAGGCCAGCTACAGCCGCGCACTCGCACTCGCAAACCGCGTTCTGAAGGAAAAGACACCCGATGCTATCACCCGCATCTTCCAGCTCACCTATGGCCGCGCTCCATCCGCAGATGAAAAAAACGCCTGCACCGCTCACTGGCAGGCCATGGAAAAGAAACAAACCGGCCTCACCTTCCCCCAGTCATCCCCGCCGCTCACCGTGAAGCGAGACGCTGTGGAGGAAAACACCGGCGAGAAATTCAGCTTCCAGGAAAACCTGCCCGGCTACGCCGACTTCGTCCCCGACCTCCAGTCCGCCGATGTCGATGCCCGTACACGAGCACTCGCAGACGTCTGCCTCGTGCTGCTGAACTCCAACGAATTTGCCTACCTCTACTGA
- a CDS encoding DUF1501 domain-containing protein translates to MNPHFFPCAGSRALHAPTRREFVYGLGASLGSVALTSLLASEAQAPLAPKAQQVPAKAKRCIFLMMEGGPSHIDTFDPKPALEKLHLKEFVREGKQKSAMESGKRYYVKSPFKFAQHGHSGAWMSEPWKHLSTVADDLCFFRGCQVDSVNHPTAMYQMNCGNRFGGDPAIGAWVTYGLGSVNQDLPGFVVLPEISYPQGGSANWSNGYLPAQFQGTPLRPKGSPILDLQPPPGISAEHQRANLDLLAQLNTKHAETHPWHDELQARMHNYELAFRMQTQVPETLDLSKEDEKTKAMYGIGSGATDAFGRKCLLARKLVEKGVRFVQLYAGTWDSHDYIERAHGNLIHQVDQPIAALIKDLKQRGLLDDTLIVWCGEFGRTPDNGVRGGTAYGRDHNPKAMTIWLAGGGCKAGHTIGSTDDRGMEAVEEVHHVRNLHITLLRLLGLDDNKLTFYHAGRFKQLSQFGGQVIEKLIA, encoded by the coding sequence ATGAACCCTCACTTCTTCCCCTGTGCAGGATCACGCGCACTGCATGCCCCCACACGCCGCGAGTTTGTGTATGGCCTCGGCGCATCTCTCGGCAGCGTGGCGCTCACCTCACTGCTGGCATCTGAAGCTCAAGCCCCCCTCGCCCCCAAAGCCCAGCAGGTTCCTGCGAAGGCCAAGCGCTGCATCTTCCTTATGATGGAGGGCGGCCCCAGCCACATCGACACCTTCGATCCCAAACCCGCTCTCGAAAAACTCCACCTCAAAGAGTTCGTCCGCGAGGGAAAGCAGAAGTCCGCCATGGAAAGCGGCAAGCGCTACTACGTGAAGTCCCCCTTCAAGTTCGCCCAGCACGGCCACAGCGGCGCATGGATGAGCGAGCCCTGGAAACACCTCTCCACCGTCGCCGATGACCTCTGCTTCTTCCGTGGCTGCCAAGTGGATTCAGTCAACCACCCCACCGCCATGTATCAAATGAACTGCGGCAACCGCTTTGGCGGCGATCCCGCCATCGGTGCCTGGGTCACCTATGGCCTCGGCTCCGTGAATCAGGACCTCCCCGGCTTCGTCGTGCTTCCCGAAATCAGCTACCCGCAGGGCGGCAGCGCCAACTGGAGCAATGGCTACCTCCCAGCCCAGTTTCAGGGCACTCCGCTGCGCCCCAAAGGCTCCCCGATTCTCGATCTCCAGCCCCCACCCGGCATTTCCGCCGAGCACCAGCGCGCCAATCTCGACCTGCTCGCCCAGCTCAATACCAAGCACGCCGAGACCCACCCCTGGCACGATGAACTGCAGGCCCGCATGCACAATTACGAGCTCGCCTTCCGCATGCAGACTCAGGTGCCCGAGACTCTCGATCTCAGCAAGGAGGACGAAAAGACCAAAGCCATGTACGGAATCGGCAGCGGTGCCACCGATGCCTTTGGCCGCAAGTGCCTGCTCGCCCGCAAGCTCGTGGAAAAAGGCGTGCGCTTTGTCCAGCTCTACGCCGGCACCTGGGACAGCCACGACTACATCGAGCGCGCCCATGGCAATCTCATCCATCAGGTGGACCAGCCCATCGCCGCCCTCATCAAAGACCTCAAGCAGCGCGGCCTGCTGGACGACACCCTCATCGTCTGGTGCGGCGAATTCGGCCGCACCCCGGACAACGGCGTGCGCGGCGGCACCGCCTATGGCCGCGACCACAACCCCAAGGCCATGACCATCTGGCTCGCCGGGGGCGGCTGCAAAGCAGGCCACACCATCGGCAGCACGGATGATCGCGGCATGGAAGCTGTCGAGGAAGTGCACCATGTGCGCAATCTCCACATCACCCTCCTCCGCCTCCTCGGCCTGGACGACAACAAGCTCACCTTCTACCACGCAGGACGCTTCAAGCAGCTCAGCCAGTTCGGCGGCCAGGTGATTGAGAAATTGATCGCATAG
- a CDS encoding ribonuclease D: MNEEGSTQAPDYEFIDTPAHLEKWIGQMRLWLAESPDKRCCLDTEADSLHHYHEKLCLLQVNCAGKYALVDPLAISDVSPLLELLDAHELWFHGADYDLTMLRRTYDWSPRVIRDTQIAARLLGARQFGLAALVKNAFDLDLCKASQKADWSRRPLPPNMLSYAVDDVRYLLPIADKFVAELKAKGREEWFHESCRSLQEDVAAREKISREDPWRVQGCGRLHPKGLAILKAMWEWREGIARERDTPCFKIMSNKQMVAYAEQFEAGQSLNPPNGWRPRWKKEFFDIVVAIMASAPADWPQRAKKTKGRLSDAQREQIDKLCAYREQVAQGLEIEASLLGSRATIEELVIDGDPASHLMSWQHDLMAQGLEQVLSAVEQA; the protein is encoded by the coding sequence ATGAACGAGGAAGGATCAACCCAGGCGCCGGACTACGAGTTCATCGACACTCCAGCTCATCTCGAGAAGTGGATCGGCCAGATGCGCCTCTGGCTGGCAGAAAGCCCTGACAAACGCTGCTGCCTCGACACCGAGGCGGACAGTCTGCATCATTACCATGAGAAGCTGTGCCTGCTGCAGGTGAACTGCGCGGGCAAGTACGCGCTGGTGGATCCGCTGGCCATCTCTGATGTTTCCCCCCTGCTGGAACTGCTGGATGCGCATGAGCTGTGGTTCCATGGAGCAGACTACGACCTGACGATGCTGAGGCGGACTTACGACTGGAGCCCGCGGGTGATCCGGGACACGCAGATCGCGGCACGTCTGCTGGGCGCGAGGCAGTTTGGGCTGGCTGCGCTGGTGAAAAACGCTTTTGATCTGGATCTTTGCAAAGCCTCGCAGAAGGCTGACTGGAGCCGCCGCCCACTGCCGCCAAACATGCTTTCGTATGCGGTGGATGACGTGCGCTATCTGCTGCCGATCGCGGACAAATTTGTGGCTGAGCTCAAGGCCAAGGGCCGGGAAGAATGGTTTCACGAAAGCTGCCGCTCCCTGCAGGAAGATGTGGCTGCGAGAGAAAAGATCTCGCGTGAAGATCCCTGGCGTGTGCAGGGGTGTGGCAGATTGCATCCCAAAGGTCTGGCGATTCTGAAGGCCATGTGGGAATGGCGCGAGGGCATCGCCCGTGAGCGTGACACGCCCTGTTTCAAGATCATGTCCAACAAGCAGATGGTGGCCTATGCCGAGCAGTTTGAGGCTGGGCAGTCGCTGAATCCGCCGAACGGCTGGCGCCCGCGCTGGAAGAAGGAGTTTTTTGACATCGTGGTGGCGATCATGGCCTCTGCTCCCGCCGACTGGCCCCAGCGTGCCAAGAAGACAAAGGGACGCCTGAGCGATGCGCAGAGAGAGCAGATCGACAAACTGTGTGCCTACCGTGAACAGGTGGCGCAGGGACTGGAGATCGAAGCCTCGCTGCTGGGATCGCGCGCCACCATCGAGGAACTCGTCATTGATGGCGATCCTGCCAGTCATCTGATGAGCTGGCAGCACGACCTGATGGCGCAGGGCCTGGAGCAGGTGTTGAGTGCGGTAGAGCAGGCGTAG
- a CDS encoding LamG-like jellyroll fold domain-containing protein, whose amino-acid sequence MNLESLIHAAIDGEITPEQQAQLEALLRSDWQARRLYLELVDQHARLLLQPAVNTGRLPTATPKKSPPRRWWPSLTAAAAAIACAFLFWPRHPAETEATSNGVAMLSQTMAAKFATALRSGDTLKPGTVKLTQGLAQIEFYSGATALIEGAAEIEILSAWEARCLSGRVRVHVPPAAKGFLMHAPGMKLEDLGTEFALNVKDNTSAVHVFEGEVIAHTDAQTSASLKQGMSLSSAKTASISPKDFLSINELHGLVQKRDTQRFDEWQQWSLETRKDPRLIAYYTFKHWEDDRWDRLVNNFTEPRRPSRAGGAVGASWTQGRWQKKEALEFKRPGDRVRLNLDGTYHALTLACWVKVDSVDKKYNSLLLTDGYDNGEPHWQIYEDGSLMFSIMYRPAEAAKSAKYNQMYFSRPVFTADSLGRWHHLAVTYDNTSGEVIQYFDGQEVGREISKLHQPGRDIVFGPCEIGNWGLPTQGHQFPIRNLNGAIDEFAIYSAALKASEVRNLYDHGKPE is encoded by the coding sequence ATGAATCTCGAATCCCTCATCCACGCCGCCATCGATGGCGAGATCACACCCGAGCAGCAAGCGCAGCTCGAAGCCCTGCTGCGCTCCGACTGGCAGGCACGCCGCCTTTACCTGGAGCTCGTCGATCAGCATGCACGCCTGCTGCTGCAGCCCGCCGTCAATACTGGCCGCCTGCCAACAGCCACACCCAAAAAATCTCCGCCTCGCCGCTGGTGGCCCTCTCTCACCGCAGCCGCCGCAGCCATCGCCTGCGCCTTCCTCTTCTGGCCCCGCCACCCAGCGGAAACCGAGGCCACCTCCAACGGCGTCGCCATGCTCAGCCAGACCATGGCTGCAAAGTTTGCCACGGCACTCCGCAGCGGCGACACCCTCAAGCCCGGCACCGTCAAGCTCACCCAGGGCCTCGCCCAGATCGAGTTTTACAGCGGCGCCACCGCTTTGATCGAAGGCGCTGCCGAGATCGAAATCCTCTCCGCCTGGGAGGCACGCTGCCTCAGCGGTCGCGTGCGGGTACATGTGCCACCTGCTGCCAAAGGTTTCCTCATGCACGCCCCCGGCATGAAGCTCGAAGACCTCGGCACCGAGTTCGCCCTCAATGTGAAGGACAACACCAGCGCCGTGCATGTCTTCGAAGGCGAGGTCATCGCCCACACCGATGCTCAAACCTCCGCAAGCCTGAAGCAAGGCATGTCCCTTTCCTCAGCCAAAACCGCCAGCATCTCGCCCAAGGATTTCCTCTCCATCAATGAGCTTCACGGCCTCGTGCAAAAGCGCGACACACAGCGCTTTGATGAATGGCAGCAGTGGTCGCTCGAAACGCGCAAAGACCCGCGCCTCATCGCCTACTACACCTTCAAGCACTGGGAGGACGACCGTTGGGACCGCCTCGTCAATAACTTCACCGAACCCCGCCGCCCCAGCCGTGCTGGTGGCGCGGTCGGCGCCAGCTGGACCCAGGGTCGCTGGCAGAAAAAGGAAGCACTGGAATTCAAGCGCCCCGGCGACCGCGTGCGGCTCAACCTCGACGGCACCTACCACGCCCTCACCCTCGCCTGCTGGGTCAAGGTCGATTCCGTGGACAAAAAGTACAACTCTCTCCTCCTCACCGACGGCTACGATAACGGCGAGCCCCACTGGCAGATCTACGAGGACGGCAGCCTCATGTTCTCCATCATGTATCGCCCGGCAGAGGCCGCCAAGAGCGCGAAGTACAACCAGATGTACTTCAGCCGCCCCGTCTTCACTGCCGACAGCCTCGGCCGCTGGCACCATCTCGCTGTCACGTATGACAACACCAGCGGAGAGGTCATCCAGTACTTCGATGGCCAGGAAGTCGGACGCGAAATCTCCAAGCTCCACCAGCCCGGACGCGACATCGTATTCGGCCCTTGCGAGATCGGCAACTGGGGGCTGCCCACTCAGGGCCACCAGTTCCCCATCCGCAATCTCAACGGCGCCATCGACGAATTCGCCATCTACAGCGCCGCATTAAAGGCTTCTGAAGTCCGTAACCTCTACGACCACGGCAAACCCGAATGA
- the rho gene encoding transcription termination factor Rho, with translation MNDQTPESPSTVASPTATPSSEAPLSTDSAPVASTETQSPEAATTAVAEAVEKPAEVQKPEGAQPPFPEEISINELQDASLGELLELADKVGFRLNASRSKHQLIYDLCSWMAEHKTRLKVEGVLEIGTDNYALIRYPKYSFAPLPEDVFVPLFLVRKFNLRASQRIAGQAKAPKDRDKYIAIDRITEVEGVPIEQWETPVEFDKLTATFPNKRIILETPKPCAVSSRILDLVAPLGKGQRGLICAPPRSGKTVILKDIARSITQNHKEITLIVLLLDERPEEVTDFEETVQGCEIYSSTFDEGPKRHSQVAEIVRERACRLVELKKDVVILLDSITRLARGYNALNGGKDRTGSGGVGVKALQKPRKFFGSARNVDEGGSLTIIATALIETENRMDDVIFEEFKGTGNMEATLDREISERRIFPALHLLKSGTRRDDLLYHPDEFRRVTQVRKQLAAVPAVEALEMLIRNINRTSNNAEILLLGLK, from the coding sequence ATGAACGATCAAACTCCCGAATCCCCCTCCACGGTGGCCTCCCCGACAGCCACTCCCTCATCGGAGGCTCCACTTTCCACGGACAGTGCTCCTGTGGCATCTACTGAGACTCAGAGCCCGGAGGCTGCTACGACGGCCGTTGCTGAAGCGGTCGAAAAGCCCGCAGAGGTGCAGAAACCGGAAGGAGCACAGCCGCCATTCCCGGAGGAAATTTCCATCAACGAACTGCAGGATGCATCCTTGGGGGAGCTTCTGGAACTGGCGGACAAGGTGGGCTTCCGCCTGAACGCAAGCCGCAGCAAGCACCAGCTCATTTATGACCTGTGCTCCTGGATGGCCGAGCACAAGACCCGGCTGAAGGTAGAGGGTGTGCTGGAAATCGGCACCGACAACTACGCGCTGATCCGCTACCCGAAATACAGCTTTGCGCCTCTGCCGGAAGACGTGTTTGTGCCGCTTTTCCTGGTCAGAAAGTTTAACCTGCGCGCCAGCCAGAGGATCGCCGGCCAGGCCAAGGCCCCAAAGGATCGTGACAAGTACATCGCGATCGACCGCATCACGGAAGTGGAAGGCGTGCCTATTGAGCAGTGGGAGACGCCGGTGGAGTTTGACAAGCTCACAGCCACTTTCCCGAACAAGCGCATCATTTTGGAAACTCCAAAGCCCTGCGCTGTCAGCTCCCGCATTCTGGACTTGGTGGCCCCGCTGGGCAAAGGCCAGCGCGGTTTGATCTGCGCACCGCCACGCTCTGGCAAGACGGTGATCCTGAAGGACATCGCCCGTTCCATCACGCAAAATCACAAGGAGATCACGCTCATCGTGCTGCTTCTGGACGAGCGGCCAGAGGAAGTGACGGATTTTGAGGAAACCGTGCAGGGCTGCGAGATTTACAGCTCGACCTTTGATGAAGGTCCGAAGAGGCACAGCCAGGTGGCGGAGATCGTGCGTGAGCGCGCCTGCAGACTGGTGGAGCTGAAGAAGGATGTGGTGATTCTGCTGGACAGCATCACGCGACTGGCCCGTGGCTACAATGCGCTGAACGGCGGCAAGGACCGCACGGGTTCCGGTGGTGTGGGCGTCAAGGCGCTGCAGAAGCCGCGCAAGTTTTTCGGGTCCGCCCGCAATGTGGATGAAGGAGGAAGCCTGACGATCATCGCCACGGCCTTGATCGAAACGGAGAACCGCATGGATGACGTGATCTTTGAGGAATTCAAAGGCACGGGCAACATGGAGGCCACCCTGGATCGCGAAATCTCCGAGCGCCGCATCTTCCCGGCGCTGCATCTGCTGAAGTCCGGCACACGGCGTGACGACCTGCTCTACCATCCGGATGAATTCCGCCGTGTGACCCAGGTGAGGAAGCAGCTGGCCGCTGTGCCAGCTGTGGAGGCACTTGAGATGCTGATCCGAAACATTAATCGCACCAGCAACAATGCTGAAATCCTTCTGCTGGGACTGAAATGA
- the modA gene encoding molybdate ABC transporter substrate-binding protein has translation MLKKLIVVLCLGAAAGAAWVALKPSKTSTAPITVFCAAGMKKPVEEIAAAYQKETGIEVRLQFGGTGTLLSQLKIAKHGDIFIAADDGALADAKKLGVTREEFVLVKQQPVVAVAKGNPKHIDSLAALKTPEIKVALANPEAASIGRVVKKILGPEWDALAAKAAVMKPTVTEIAADLSLGAVDAAIVWDSVVPQFKGLEAVMLPEFSKHTESGTAAVLSFSQHPAEALRFARYLTAPEKGAAVFKKQGFKAVPGDKWAMRPDLILYSGGVNRPAIEKLLHEFAAHEGITMTTVFNGCGILCAAMKTMGDSANPKYPDVYYACDVCFVPPVAEQFPEAILLTEAEIVIAVPKGNPKGVHTLSDLARPGLRVGLCNAEQSTIGYLTRSILKSMNLLESVSKNASSQVPTADFLVNQMRTGSLDAAVVYGININNDKEHFEAIPLPADKSKAVQPFAVRKDSPYRQMGQRLLAFLREKRTSFENVGFAWKGDTTPVKSADIVLPAWMQQK, from the coding sequence ATGCTGAAGAAACTGATCGTCGTTCTCTGCCTGGGGGCTGCCGCAGGTGCCGCCTGGGTCGCGCTGAAACCTTCCAAGACCAGCACCGCCCCCATCACCGTCTTCTGCGCTGCAGGCATGAAAAAGCCGGTCGAGGAAATCGCCGCTGCTTATCAAAAGGAAACCGGCATCGAGGTGCGCCTGCAGTTCGGCGGTACCGGCACACTGCTCAGCCAGCTCAAAATCGCCAAGCATGGCGACATCTTCATCGCCGCAGATGACGGCGCTCTGGCCGATGCCAAAAAACTCGGCGTCACCCGCGAGGAGTTCGTTCTGGTCAAACAGCAGCCTGTCGTCGCTGTGGCCAAGGGCAATCCGAAGCACATCGACAGCCTCGCCGCGCTGAAGACTCCCGAAATCAAAGTCGCCCTGGCCAATCCCGAGGCCGCCAGCATCGGCCGTGTGGTGAAAAAGATCCTCGGCCCCGAGTGGGACGCGCTCGCTGCCAAAGCCGCCGTGATGAAACCCACCGTCACTGAAATCGCCGCCGACCTCTCCCTCGGTGCCGTCGATGCCGCCATCGTGTGGGACTCGGTGGTGCCGCAGTTCAAAGGGCTGGAGGCCGTCATGCTGCCGGAGTTTTCCAAGCACACCGAATCCGGCACCGCCGCCGTGCTTTCCTTCAGCCAGCATCCAGCAGAGGCGTTGCGCTTTGCCCGCTACCTCACCGCTCCGGAGAAAGGTGCCGCCGTGTTTAAGAAGCAGGGCTTCAAGGCCGTGCCCGGAGACAAATGGGCCATGCGCCCCGACCTCATCCTCTACAGCGGCGGCGTGAACCGCCCCGCCATCGAAAAGCTCCTTCATGAGTTCGCCGCTCACGAGGGCATCACCATGACCACTGTCTTCAACGGCTGCGGCATCCTCTGCGCCGCCATGAAGACCATGGGAGACAGCGCTAATCCCAAGTATCCGGACGTCTATTACGCCTGCGATGTCTGTTTCGTCCCGCCTGTGGCCGAGCAGTTTCCCGAGGCCATCCTGCTCACCGAAGCCGAGATCGTCATCGCCGTTCCGAAGGGCAACCCCAAAGGCGTCCACACCCTCTCAGACCTCGCCCGCCCCGGCCTCCGCGTCGGCCTGTGCAATGCCGAGCAGTCCACCATCGGCTACCTCACCCGCTCCATCCTCAAGTCCATGAACCTCCTGGAAAGCGTCAGCAAAAACGCCTCGTCCCAGGTCCCCACCGCCGACTTCCTCGTCAATCAAATGCGCACCGGCTCACTCGATGCGGCCGTGGTGTACGGCATCAACATCAACAACGACAAAGAACACTTCGAAGCCATCCCCCTGCCTGCGGACAAATCCAAGGCCGTGCAGCCCTTCGCCGTTCGCAAAGACTCCCCCTACCGCCAGATGGGCCAGCGCCTGCTTGCCTTTCTACGAGAAAAGCGCACCAGCTTTGAAAACGTCGGCTTCGCCTGGAAAGGCGACACCACCCCGGTCAAAAGTGCGGACATCGTTCTACCAGCCTGGATGCAGCAGAAGTAG
- a CDS encoding sigma-70 family RNA polymerase sigma factor: MSDSPSSTETLVLLLTQHQEPLFRYIFSLVPREADARDILQETSLALYRKFAEYDPARPFLPWAYRFAYLQVQKHREKSSRSPLLFSEDVMDLLASERSHIEPQLDERLRLLDACLQKLTPQDQELVTSRYAQRQSAEEMMSRFSLSRRTLFRNLELLRQRLHECVSRQLHTEGLT; this comes from the coding sequence ATGTCAGATTCTCCATCCAGCACCGAGACCCTCGTCCTCCTGCTCACGCAGCATCAGGAGCCGTTGTTTCGCTATATCTTCAGCCTCGTCCCTCGCGAGGCGGATGCCCGCGACATCCTGCAGGAGACGAGCCTGGCGCTGTATCGCAAATTCGCCGAGTACGACCCCGCCCGCCCCTTTCTCCCCTGGGCCTACCGCTTCGCCTACCTTCAGGTGCAGAAGCACCGCGAGAAATCCTCACGCTCGCCGCTTCTCTTCAGCGAGGACGTCATGGACCTCCTCGCCAGCGAGCGCTCCCACATCGAGCCACAGCTCGATGAGCGCCTGCGCCTGCTGGATGCCTGCCTGCAAAAGCTAACCCCGCAGGATCAGGAGCTCGTCACCAGCCGCTACGCCCAGCGCCAGAGCGCGGAGGAAATGATGAGCCGCTTTTCCCTCAGTCGCCGGACCCTTTTCCGCAATCTCGAGCTGCTGCGCCAGCGCCTTCACGAGTGCGTCTCACGTCAGCTTCACACCGAGGGCCTCACATGA